The stretch of DNA CGGCCACCATATCGCCGAAATGGAGGCCATGGCCGCCTCCCACGCCCGCGAGCAGGGCTGCGACCATGCCCGCGAAGTGGCCGAACTGAAGGAGCGCATCCGCGTCCTGGAACGCATCGCCACCGACGAGGCCCGCCAGACCCCCGCCCGCCAGCTTGCCGCGCAGATCGACGCGCTCAAGGACTGACCTCCCTTCCGCAACCGGGAACATTCGCCATGGAACCGCTTGTTATCGCCCCCACCCTGATGGCCGCGCATGCCGTGCCGACCATCGCCCTTTCCGCCCTGCTCGCGCTGGCGATGCTGACCGCCGCCGCGCTGAAAGGCTGGCAGGGCTGGCTCTCACTCAAATCGCGCGAGCTGGACCTGCGCGCCGGACCGACCCGGCACGACAGCTTTGAGCCCGACGTCGGCCCCGCCACCGCCGCGCGCATCGAACTGGCCGATCTGAAGGAACGCATCCGCAAACTGGAGGCCATCGCTTCGGGCGTCGATCTCTAAGGATGGATTTGGCGCGCAAGGCAGGCTATCGGCGCCGGCATGACCGACTTGCGCACTCTCGCTGACATCCATGAGGAATATGACTTCCTCGACGCCGACGAACGCTATCGCCTGCTGATCGACCTCGGCCGCAGCCTGCCCCCCATGCCCGAGGCGCTGAAAACCGACGCGACGCTGGTGCGGGGCTGCTCGGCCAGCGTCTGGGTCTACCCCGTACCCGGAGACGCCGGAACGCTGACCTTCCTGGCCGACTCCAACGCTGCCATCACCAAGGGCATCATCGCGCTGGTGCTGGCAACGGTGCAAGGTCGTCCGGCTGCCGAAGTGGCGGATATGGATATCGCCGGGGCGCTGGAGCCTTTTGATTTGCGCAACCAGCTCTCCAGCAACCGGACACAGGGCGTGCCGAACATGATCTCGCTGATCAAGCAGCATGCCGGGCGGATTTCAGGGAATTAAAGAGTGAAATGCGAGGGTGTTACACCCTCGCGCTCCCATTAATGTCTACGTGGCGCTTCGGGTTCGGCCTTGAGCAAGGTCGCTGCGCCGCAGGCTTTAAAAGCGCCAGCGCAACTCTTCGCACAGATCATTGACTGCCTGCGGCGCTATGCCTAGCGCAGTTGGCTAGTCTGGGCGCACCAATGCGGCACCCCTGCCCTGTCGTCGGAAGACGTCATGGGAGCGCGAGGGGATAATCCCCTCGCATCTTCCTTCTTAAACCCCTTCAGCTTCCCGAATAACCGCAACCCCGGCCTTCCTCTGCTCGGCCAGCTCGCGCTTCAACACGACCGGATCGCGGGCGATCACAAAACCGAAGGACACCCCGCCCTCCTTGCCAATCGTTGCGTGATGCAGCTTGTGTGCCTGCACCAGACGCTTGGCGTATCCTCCGCGCGGCACGTAGCGGAACCAGCGCTGGTGGACCAAACCGTCGTGGATCAGCGTGTAGACCACGCCGTAAGCCAGCACGCCCAGCCCGATCCATGTGCCGGGCCACCACGCCTGAACACCCATCACCAGAGGGCTGCCCACACTGAAAGCCCCAATGCTGATCGCGGCACCGAACACCGCATAGAAGTCGTTGCGCTCAAGGAAGCCGTCGTGCGGTTCATGGTGATCGCGATGCCAGGCCCAGCCGAAGCCATGCATGATGTATTTGTGCGCGCTCCAGGCGATTGCCTCCATCGCCAGGAAGCTGGCGATCACGATCATGGTGGCAAGAAAGGCGCTCTGGCTCATCGAAAAGACCATAGGCCGCAAGAGTGTTGCAGCAAAGCCCCACTTTGCCATTTTGCCGCAAAGTCCATGAAACCAAATCCCTTTTCGGGAGTCTAGACAGGCATACCCATCCTGACGGTTCTGCTCCCCCGCAGGCCACCGATTCAGGCTCGTGGGGCGGTGTCCGGGCCTTTGCGCCCGGACACCGACATGTCGGACCGGCACCCCGCCCAGGGCCGATTGCGCCACCGATTGGGGCGGGCGCCGGTTCCGCATGGTTCACAGCCGTGCTATGATGCGCAAACCTTGCATTCGCACGCGCGGATGCCTAGGTGGCGAACCATTATGACGAAACAACCGCGCACGCTGTACGAAAAGATCTGGGACGCCCATGTGGTGGAAACCCGCGATGATGGCACCAGCCTGATCTATATCGACCGCCACCTCGTGCATGAGGTGACGAGTCCGCAGGCTTTTGAGGCGCTTCGCGTCTCTGGCCGCAAGGTGCGTCGTCCCGACCTTACGCTGGCGGTGCCCGATCACAACCTGCCCACCACGGCGCGACTCGATGCGGCGGGCCATCGCCTGCCCATCGCGGACGTGGAAAGCGCCCAGCAGCTCGCCGCGCTGGAGCGCAATGCGCCGGAATTCGGCGTGCGCCTGATCGGCGCCACCGATGCCGAACAGGGCATCGTCCATGTCGTCGGTCCCGAGCAGGGTTTTTCGCTGCCCGGCGCCACCATCGTCTGCGGTGACAGCCATACGGCCTGCCACGGCGGTCTGGGCGCGCTGGCCTTCGGCATCGGCACCAGCGAGGTCGAGCATGTGCTGGCCACGCAGACCCTGCTGCTCAAGCGCTCCAAGACGATGGAGGTGCGCGTTGACGGCACGCTGGCACCCGGCGTCACCGCCAAGGATGTCGTGCTGCACATCTGCGGCACTTTGGGCGCCAGCGGCGGCACGGGCTATGTGATCGAATACACCGGCTCGGTGATCCGCGACCTGTCGATCGAGGGCCGCCTGACGGTCAGCAACATGGCCATCGAGCATGGCGCCCGCGCCGGCCTGATCGCGCCGGACGAGAAGACCATCGCTTACGTCAAGGGCCGCCCCTATGCGCCCAAGGGCGAGGCATGGGACAAGGCCGTCGACTGGTGGCACGATCTCCACTCGGACGCCGGCGCGCTCTTTGACAAGACCATCGTCATCGATGCCGCCGATATCGCGCCGACCGTCACCTGGGGCACCAGCCCGGAAGACACGATCTCGATCGGCGGCAGCGTCCCCGCGCCGGAGGATTTCGCCGATCCCTCCAAGCAGGAAGCCGCGCGCAAGTCGCTCGACTATATGGGCCTGACGCCCGGCCAGCGCATGGTCGATATCGAGATCCAGAACGTCTTCATCGGCAGCTGCACCAACAGCCGCATCGAGGATCTGCGCGCCGCCGCCGCCATCCTGAAAGGCCGCCGCAAGGCCGAGGGCGTGAAATGGGCCATCGTCGTCCCCGGCTCGGGCCTTGTGAAGGCGCAGGCCGAAGAGGAAGGTCTCGACAAGATCTTCATCGACGCAGGGCTGGAATGGCGTGAGCCCGGCTGCTCGGCCTGCCTGGGCATGAACCCGGACAAGGTGCCTGCGGGCGAACGCTGCGCCTCGACCAGCAACCGCAACTTCATGGGCCGTCAGGGTCCGGGGGCGCGCACCCATCTGGTCAGCCCGGCCATGGCCGCCGCCGCCGCCGTCACCGGTCACCTGACCGATGTGCGCGATCTGACCGAGGCCTGAGAGATGAGCGGCGGCTCCCGACCGGGCCGCCGCTTTCCACCGCTTAGACCTTCCGCCCACTTGCCCCTGCGGCGAAAAGGGCCTTCGATCTCCACCTGCCGATCACAGCGTCCATGTTACGTAAAGGTAGGCGGCATCACAAAGGGGTGACCCAACCACCCCGATTTACCTGCCCACGCGCAGGAGAGCACAGGAGGACCGATGACCAAGCAAGACGAAACCGCCAGCGAACGCGCAAGCTGGGCAGGAGCCGCAGCCCTCGCCGGAGCCGCCCTCGGTTCGGCAGCGCTGGCCGCTGTCCTGCTCTACTCCTCGCGCGGCAAGGGCAAGGCCCCCGCCACCCCCATCCACCCCGAAGACGCCCCCGAAACGGACTGAGGCGCCAGAGAAAGCAAACCCATGACGCCGATTTCGCAGGTGACCGGACGGGCCATCCCTTTCGGACTGAAGAATGTGGACACCGACATCATCATCCCCGCCGCCTTCCTCAAGACCATCACACGGTCGGGGCTGGGCAAGGGCGCCTTCCAGGCGATCCGCGCCGAGCCGGGCAACATCTTCGACAACCCCACCTATGCCGGCTCGCCCACGCTGATCGCGGGCGACAACTTCGGCTGCGGCTCCTCGCGTGAGCATGCCGCATGGGCGCTGCTCGATCTGGGGATCACCTGCGTCATCGCGCCAAGCTTTTCGGATATCTTTTCGGGCAATGCCTTCAAGAACGGCATCCTGACCGTGGTTCTGCCGCAGGAAGCCATCGACCGCCTGATGGAAGTGGCCAAGACCGACGAGATCACCGTCGATCTGGAAACCCAGACGGTGACCACGCCCTTCCAGGACCGCTTCTCCTTCGAGATCGACCCCTTCCGCAAGCATTGCCTGCTGAACGGGCTGGATGAGGTCGGCCTTACGCTGGCGCGCGATGCGGCCATCGGCGGGTATGAGGCCAAGGCCAAGGGCGCCCTGCCGTTTCTGGCAGTCGTTCAGCATTAAGAAGGGTGAATGCGAGGGTGTTACACCCTCGCGCTCCCTTTAGTTGTCAGCCTTGGCGCTTCGGGTTCGGCTTTGGATTAGGTCGCCGCGCCGCAGGCTTTAACGAGAAGAAAGGCGCCGGGGCTTCCTGCCTGCGGCGCCTTTTTGTTACGCAGGCCGAGAGCCTAGGCGCACCGATCGGGCGCCCCTGCCCTGGCGTCGGAAGACGTTATGGGAGCGCGAGGGGCCGGAGCATGTCTCTTGAGACATGCGACCATCGAAGACTCCCCCTCGCATTTTCTTTCCTTCCCCCTGCTCAATCTTCCTTGCGCCCGAACAAAGACGCCCCCATGCACCCGGCCGCATAGCGGGATTGCATCGCGTCTGATAGAACCCTATCTGCCGGACAGCATCACCGCCATTACTGCGAAGGATTCGCAACGCATGAACAGCTTTGCCGACCGTGAGCGCGCTCAGGGTGCTCAAGAGGCGGAAATGGCCTTTCGCATCCATGCGAGGCGCAACCGGCTGCTCGGCCAGTGGGCGGCTGTCCGCATGGGCCTCTCGCCCGAGGAGGCCGACACCTACGCCCGCAGCGTCGTCCATGCCGACTTCGAGGAAGCCGACGACGAGGACGTTGTGCGCAAGCTGCTGGGCGACCTGCTGCGCGCGGGCGTCGAGGCCGAGGACACCGAAGTCCGCAACGCTATGCATGAGAAAGAGGCCGAGGCCCGCCGCTCGCTGATGGGCCCCGCCTGAACTTTTCAAGGAACACAGAACAATGCCGATGCTGGCCCAGGATATCGAAACGCTGATCCGCGCCGCCCTGCCCGACGCTCAGGTGACCATCACCGATCTGGCGGGCGACGGCGACCACTACGCCGCCGAGGTGATCTCGGCCGCCTTTGCGGGCAAGCCGCGCGTCATCCAGCACAAGATGGTGATGGAGTCGCTGGGCGGCCGCATGGGCGGGGAACTTCACGCCTTGCAGATCAAGACCGGCGTCCCCACCTGATCCCTCACTGACAATTTACCCCCAATTTCGAAAGCGAAGCCGCCATGTCCGACACCAACGCCCGCATCGCCGATATCGTCAACGGCAATGACATCGTCCTGTTCATGAAGGGCACGCCGCTCTTCCCGCAGTGCGGCTTCTCCAGCCGCGCGATCGCGATCCTCGACCGCATCGGCGCGCCCTATCACACCGTCGACGTGCTGCAGGACCCCGAAATCCGCGCCGGGATCAAGGACTACTCGGAATGGCCGACCATCCCCCAGCTCTACGTCAAGGGCGAGTTCCTGGGCGGCAGCGACATCATGATGGAAATGTACGAAGCCGGCGAACTGCAGACGCTGGTCGAGGAAAAGGGCCTCGTCGCCAAGGCCTGATCGCTTTGGGATGAAGGTTGAGAAAAGCCTCCCGGTTGGTGCCGGGGGGCTTTTTTGTTTGGGTTTCAAGGAAAAGAGAATGCGAGGGTGTTACACCCTCGCGCTCCCATTTTTTGTCAGCCTTGGCGCTTCAGGTCGCGCAGGTGGAGAGCCTGGGCACAACGATGCGGCACCTCTGCCCGTTCATCGGAAGACGTCATGGGAGCGCGAGGGGGTAACCCCCTCGCATCTTCCTTCAAACCTTTTCAAACCCTCAAAACAGACCGGCCCCGAAAAGCCAAAGCTCTTCGGGGCCGCCCTATACGGGTTCGGGATCGGGAACGACCGGCGGGGCCCTGAGGAGACCGGGTAAGGCCCCGCCTGACGGAGTGCGACATCGAAGGGGGTAAGGACTTTGCCGGGAGACTGATCGGCATTGTCCGCTTCGATACCGCTTGGGTGACATTAACAAAGCATACACCGTGCCAATTTCGAAATAGCCCTGTTTTCCGGCACTTCGCGGAAAAACTCTGCCGGCAAGATTTGTAAAGCCTGTTAAAAATCCCGACACACCTTACCGGAAACCCGCGCGGAAGGTGGAAAATTTTCCGACAGTGTCGGCAAAACTTGCCAAGGCAGGCACATCGGGCAATCTGCCCTCATGACCTCCACTGACGACACACCGCGCC from Novosphingobium sp. encodes:
- the leuD gene encoding 3-isopropylmalate dehydratase small subunit, which gives rise to MTPISQVTGRAIPFGLKNVDTDIIIPAAFLKTITRSGLGKGAFQAIRAEPGNIFDNPTYAGSPTLIAGDNFGCGSSREHAAWALLDLGITCVIAPSFSDIFSGNAFKNGILTVVLPQEAIDRLMEVAKTDEITVDLETQTVTTPFQDRFSFEIDPFRKHCLLNGLDEVGLTLARDAAIGGYEAKAKGALPFLAVVQH
- a CDS encoding sterol desaturase family protein produces the protein MSQSAFLATMIVIASFLAMEAIAWSAHKYIMHGFGWAWHRDHHEPHDGFLERNDFYAVFGAAISIGAFSVGSPLVMGVQAWWPGTWIGLGVLAYGVVYTLIHDGLVHQRWFRYVPRGGYAKRLVQAHKLHHATIGKEGGVSFGFVIARDPVVLKRELAEQRKAGVAVIREAEGV
- a CDS encoding DUF1476 domain-containing protein — protein: MNSFADRERAQGAQEAEMAFRIHARRNRLLGQWAAVRMGLSPEEADTYARSVVHADFEEADDEDVVRKLLGDLLRAGVEAEDTEVRNAMHEKEAEARRSLMGPA
- the leuC gene encoding 3-isopropylmalate dehydratase large subunit; this translates as MTKQPRTLYEKIWDAHVVETRDDGTSLIYIDRHLVHEVTSPQAFEALRVSGRKVRRPDLTLAVPDHNLPTTARLDAAGHRLPIADVESAQQLAALERNAPEFGVRLIGATDAEQGIVHVVGPEQGFSLPGATIVCGDSHTACHGGLGALAFGIGTSEVEHVLATQTLLLKRSKTMEVRVDGTLAPGVTAKDVVLHICGTLGASGGTGYVIEYTGSVIRDLSIEGRLTVSNMAIEHGARAGLIAPDEKTIAYVKGRPYAPKGEAWDKAVDWWHDLHSDAGALFDKTIVIDAADIAPTVTWGTSPEDTISIGGSVPAPEDFADPSKQEAARKSLDYMGLTPGQRMVDIEIQNVFIGSCTNSRIEDLRAAAAILKGRRKAEGVKWAIVVPGSGLVKAQAEEEGLDKIFIDAGLEWREPGCSACLGMNPDKVPAGERCASTSNRNFMGRQGPGARTHLVSPAMAAAAAVTGHLTDVRDLTEA
- a CDS encoding SufE family protein, with protein sequence MRTLADIHEEYDFLDADERYRLLIDLGRSLPPMPEALKTDATLVRGCSASVWVYPVPGDAGTLTFLADSNAAITKGIIALVLATVQGRPAAEVADMDIAGALEPFDLRNQLSSNRTQGVPNMISLIKQHAGRISGN
- the grxD gene encoding Grx4 family monothiol glutaredoxin, whose translation is MSDTNARIADIVNGNDIVLFMKGTPLFPQCGFSSRAIAILDRIGAPYHTVDVLQDPEIRAGIKDYSEWPTIPQLYVKGEFLGGSDIMMEMYEAGELQTLVEEKGLVAKA
- a CDS encoding BolA/IbaG family iron-sulfur metabolism protein, with translation MPMLAQDIETLIRAALPDAQVTITDLAGDGDHYAAEVISAAFAGKPRVIQHKMVMESLGGRMGGELHALQIKTGVPT